Within Cucumis melo cultivar AY chromosome 4, USDA_Cmelo_AY_1.0, whole genome shotgun sequence, the genomic segment ATATACGGTCAGAGATTGTGAAATTCCATATTCGGATTCTTAGATCTCTATGTGATGTGAAGAAGAACTTGTTTCCTGATACATATcaactttatgttattaattttacaTCTTTCAAGTACAAATTTAGttattgaatttaaattatatGGTAACATATCAAAGTAATTAAATTGTTTACAAAAACACATTGTCTCTAATTTTCTTAATCCTACAAAATTACTTCTGAATtataaaatttctttattttattttattttgttatccTTTTTCTATCCAAAtgcttttaaaaaattaaacaaataattgaAAGGTAAAAAGgtaatttaaaaactaagtttTTTTCGGCAATTTCATTAAGAATTCAAATATTTGTATAGAAATGTTGAAAATTATAGGTATAAAATTGAgaagaaaacaaatataattttaaaaagtagaaaattaaaatatttataaaatatagtaaaattttgattaTATTAATGATAAACACGGATAAACTTCTATTACTATATATCAATGTCCTCGATACAAACATATCAATGCTTATCAATAtctctatcattgatagaatataaaatttggctatattttgttaaatttattatattcgacaatttttcaaattaaaaatgagtggattattaaacaaaactataaaAACAGTCCTTACATATATATTTACCTCAAGTCTCAATTTTtgtataaatttttaaaagttgttTTATTTCgatagtaaaatttaaaactcgaaaggtaaataataaattaaacaaatCATACTATTATTATTgctcaaaaatattttttaacgagattttttaaaaataaaaagattatttATATTCTATACGTGAGACGGAATTAAATTCATACTTAAATTTTCTATGAAACATAAATATCCGGTTTTTATTCGTTATGTTTTAAAAGTCCCAAAAAGAATTATAAactgtttatttttattttatataaaaaatatggaaaaaaaactGACGAGAAATAGacttaatcttaaaaaaaaaacttcaaaaagttaacaaaatgataattataatatatatatatatatatatatatatatatatatatatatatatatatatatatatatatatatatatatagcagaAGTAGCAATGGCGTTGAGTCCGGCGGCGGCGGGCTTGAAGTGGGCAGGGTCCGTACAGTACAGTCAGGCTGTTTCCAGGCACGAATACGGCAGATATTGCCGTCGTGAGAGGCAGAAAAAACGAGACCTTTAGAAGAAATAGCAATTGAATATATATTATTCCCCTTCCCCACCATGGAGCGACGCTAGCCTATGCAGTGATAATAAtgcaaattattattattcttcatTCCCTTAACTGTTCTTTCATCTGACCAAgcttcttgttgttgttgtcggGACTCGTAATCACTTTTCTTCTCATCTTCAACCATTATGCTCACTAAATTACACGACTTGTTGCAGTGGAGACTGCCCCATGGCATTCGCCAGGCCAGTCGTAGAATAATGTGTGGAGAATTTATTCGAGCAAGAGCTGCCCACACGATCAGTTTTGTGGTTGCTGTTAGAATGTTTTTGTTGGTCTGAAGAAAGAAATGTactcaaaatatttaaaaaagtgaTTCGAgtaatttagaaaaaatagaaattaatctTCAAACTCAACGTAAAACTAACTTTGTTAATCTTACAAACCCTAATATAAATTAGACACAAAAACCTATCATATTAAAAAGATATTCATTGAAATTATGATTTAAAGTTGTATATCCAGTCATCTATAATTTAATTCATCCATTTTCGTACCAAAAAATATTGTAAATAGTATTACTTAACAggattaaaaccaaaacacatattcaattcaattaagtttatttactttacaaatttgatgtttttaaatatttgatatcAAAACCTCATAACCTCAATGCCCCCTAAGCACAGATGGAACTAAAAAGATGTAATAATGTGAACTAACTTAATCAATTAGGGcaataaatacatatatattaaagagCCATATAATTACAAAAGTTGCTACCCACTCTCACACCTAAATATTATaactaaaaatggacaaaaatgaaaatttatttatttgcattattaattaattatttttgatGGGCATGAAAGCACCATGGAATCCATAAGGAACTCTTTGTGGAAGTGTGATTTTTGCAATTGGCTCCTCACTGAATTTTCTTGCATCTAATACATATACCTGCTGATTAAAATCACAATTAAATTAAGCTAATTAGAGAATATAGAATAATATATATGATTAGTAAGATAATTAATAGTTATATAATGAATGGaatgataattaataattaaccTGAGAAGTATTAGTAATCTCATTGTGAACATGAGCAATTATCCaaccatcatcttcttcctctccaTTTTCTCTGGGAACAAATGAAGCTCCACTGCAGTATGAGTTCTCCTCTAACATATGGCATTCCACTTTTATCTCCTCATCATCCTGCATccctttttcttattattacatatatatatcgtAAAAATATTGTTCTTTAAACGTGGATCACGATCTTAATTTGACCTAagtttttccctttttttcttctttgtaatCGAGGAGGTGATCCATGGAAATGGGTGTTGTAGTTTGAGTTTCTATATTTTACCATCCGAGAAACTCAACATGCCTCTCAAAACGATGCATAAAACATAACTCTAATATCATATTGAATAAGATAGAGTTCCATCTCAAAATAAATGGAAACACTTTAAATCagataattataaaaatgaaaaattaccaATGAAAATTCATCATTACTCGTATGCTGTTGAAACTGCAACTTGGCCAACCCTCCAAATTTGAACATCCCTGGTTAAATTCAACAACAACATTAAGATTAGAAAATGTTAATAATAATTCAGAagagatgaaaagaaaatgaaattatttcaaacgACAAATCTTCTAAGAATACCTGAATTAGAACTAGCAGAGGAGTGGAGAAGTTGAGCATAACCAAATTTGTTAGGAAGACCAGTGAAACGTAAGTTAATGAAGGGGAAATCCATGAAGATTGATTGATGAATGAGACATTTCTCTTTGACCTCTCCTGTTCTGAGGTTGAGCCTCCATTGATAAGCAACAGGAAGCAAAGAACCACCATTGTTATCCTCCTCCTCATTAACAACAATCTTGTTGTTTTGATTATTAAATCTTTGAGAGAACCATTCAAATTTGTTCAATCCTTTCTCAGGTCCAGGTATAACTGAATCATTAGCTCTACATCCCCACACCACAACCTGAAATTGATTAACATTATTAACTCACAAATCATTCTAATTAAACAACAAAACCCTTTTGCCGTTATAGATCACGGTAGACCAAAATTTAAACCTCGTGTTGGTTGAGTTCGAAGCAGTTGAAAAGATGCATGCAGCAATTGGGTTTCacattaaaccatttaattgaATCACTGTCTCCATAACGAGGCATTACTCCTATTCTAGTGTACCCTTCCTTGTCGTATTTTAAGAATCTGCAAAATATGGTACCATAGACTATTTTACTATAATTTTTAGAAGTTCTGTTATTTAAGATGATTTATAGAAATAAACGTACGGTCCGCCTCTGATAAGTCGGTTGAAGTCCATGGTTAGTGCGTAATCCAATATCACGTTGTACCTGCATTATATTTCAACTCCATAACATTTCATTAATCCAATTATTAACCTGTTTTGATAACATTTCGTTTCTAGTATAGAAGAAAGTTAATTGGAGTGAATATTTACCTTTTTGTGACACCAATTTCATGGCTAAGACTACTTCTACTGAGTTTGACATCCACTTTATGAACCATTCGCTTTCCATCTTCTGtagatgaaataaaataaaagatatcaATTAAGAGAACACATAAATAAAATATCCTTAATCTAACTTTATAATCTTAAAAATTTACATGTAAGTAACAAACTGATCTATACCAGAAATAATTCCCACTTCCATGAAGGGTTTGGTTGAAGTGACGCCCATGATCACCAGCTCTCCGGTTTCCGGTGCTTTCTGTCCTTCCAAAACaataattaaacatataatTTCTGCATATGTTAACAtaagtaattttttttcttaaatcattCAATCGAGTTCGACCTTTGGATGACTCGTAAATGGGCGATTGTTCCAAGCAGTGGCATCGAGATCCCAATTCCCCAAAGTATGGAGAGTGTTGATATCTATTTGGTGTGGCAAATGATTTTCAGCAATTGAGTAAAACTTACCCGAGTGCTCAAATACATTTGTATTGCTAATGTCTTTGTTGAATTTCCCAAATCTAACCtgcaaaattaattaaattcataaattataaccctttcaaatatataataatacaatctgtatatatatatactcaccCAGTTGAGTAAAAAGGCAAAGAGAACAGCAACTGAATCGCCTTCAACCGTTGGAAGAAAGCATGGTCGTTTTTTCTCAAGTTTTTCTAAACGGAAACTATCAGTTTCGACAAATCTGTTATTGTATAATACTTCCCATGATTTCCCATTGCTGGCCTTTTTGAAATACAAGGCATGAAGCATTCCTTCACCTTCCACCCAAATAAAACTCGATTCTCCAAATATCGATTTCACCCATTTCAGTCCTCCAAACAATGGATTTCCTCCTGCACCACCACCACCCACTCAGTTGTAAATATAACAACAACACATTTTAAAAAGTTATgaatatatataacaaacaaaATCTATGGGAGCTAGTCTTTCTAGCTACTTGATTATTAAAAAAGGATTGATGGAGGAATGAAGAATTAATGGACCATTTCTTATGTAGACTCCGTGAGGAAAGTCTTGTGGGAGGGTTCCTTGGATGTTGGTGACGGTAACCGCCGATCCCATCTCTTCCACCGGTGCAAAGTTGATCttttcatataattaattataatattaatttagatTCAAAGTAATTTTAGTATTAATCTAGATTAACTAATATAAGTAATTACATATGATAGATATTattatatatggatatatagtTTTACCTGATTTGGGTGAAGGGTTTGATCAGAGAATTCAAAAACTGAATCAACAAACCCATCCAACAGTTTCATCCATGTTGTTTTCAGCTTTTTAAAAACATCAACTTTCAAAGGAATAATCTCCCGATCAGTTTTCTTCACCTTCTCCGTTGGGATTATTATCGACTGTCAACAACCAAAAAACAACACAACATTAGTTTCTAAATTATTAAATTCATCACTCTAAATTCTTTCCTAATCATAACGAAAGATCTCACCAAATTTGAAGAAGAGAAATGGGGCAACTTTGAAGGTGGATGAATGGAAGGCTTTTGATTAAGAGAACAATTTGGAAGAataatcatcttcttcatcatcattaTCCTTAACTAAcccttcttttgttttttttttttttttttttttttgggggggggggggggtctcTTTTGTGTTTCTGCCGGCAAATTGGTTTGGTTTTCACAAATTTATACAAAACTAAACTTCCGTCACCTGCTCCAATGTTATCATACTAAGATATTAGCTACATTATTAAATTAACAAGGGGTACGTAATTAGGAGAATATTGgtgtttgaaaaagaaattagtAGATTAATTAAACACAATTAGTTTTGATACTACTTAAGAAAAAATATGCTAATTTTTGGCTGTTAGTGGGATGAGTATCTTGAGGAGAAAGATTCAATTGGGAGTCAACAATATTCTtctaaataataatatgatagtGAGTCAAATATATCATAAACTaaatttggattttatttttttttcattactaCCTAAAATGAATTAAtacaattttaatcttttttttttttttttatggtatgtttggttttccattttttgattttttttttcaacaagaAACTCAATTTAAGGGTTataaaatttcttctttttcttttataattatgTATTTATGTTGAAGCCATGATTGAAGAACTTGAAaccaaaagttttaaaataagaaaattgaatttttttttttttatgaaagttGAGACTCTTTTTCATAactatttcaattttttgttgttgttgttgtttttttttttaaaaaaaccctgtttttaaatttttgtttattagaaacaaaaaccactgaatatatatatatattttttcatttataattttttatcatAATTTAAAAGACAATTTTAACAAGTTTCttaagttaattttaaaaaacaaatgagataaaaaaaaaactaagaaaaataaatgtattatgaattttattttaaagttaTATTTAGTAGAAAAACATTATAGAAAGATGGTGTGacattctaaaaaaaatacataattaattaatctatgGTATCCAATGAAAATATTTGTAGAATTAATTTAAAGCATATGGTAATTAAAGAAGCTAAGTGAAAGAAAATGAGGATGAATAATAAGAGATTAATTATTATATGGTGGGGAAGGGAATTATATAAGGTGATAAAGAGTACAAAACATAAGATAAGAATATAGTTAATATAAAATCAAAGTATATAGGTATTCATCACCTAAAAGGGTACCAATTAATAGAGATGAACCAAATATGCCATTTTTGGCTGCATCTCTCTACCTTAATTACTTATAaatattaatcttttttttattgcatCATGGAATATGCTTTCTCATAGCATGCAATTAATTAATCAACAACCACATCATATTGCTTTTTTCttaattacaaaaacaattatATAAAGTATGCTTTTATCTCATACAAATTTCACTAAATAATTATTATACTTCTTTTAGGggaaaaattaaatgaaaatgtAATTGTCATTGTTTTGAAGAtcattattgttgttgtttgttGTTAAGTAAGAATTTAGAAATGACCCTAATAGAACCAACTTgaaataaaactaaattaatgtgaaactcaaaatttaaaaaattcatatctttttgtttgtttgtttatttgtttgtttttttttttttttttttgaggtgTTTTTAAACGGTAGCAaattgaactaaaatatttataaaatataatgcAATTTTAAATCAATCGCTGAAAGACAGCGATAGAGTCTATTAATATCTATCTTTGATAGAATTTGAATTTTCTatactttgtaaatatttttaatagttttgtcatTTCACAATAATTTGTCTAATGTTTTTTaacaaaagttttgaaaattttctatttagtccaataaaactaaaatttcaCATTGGTCACATTTATGATTTTAAcctagaaaataaaaaaaaaaaaaaaaagtaaaaattagaGTAAAAAGACAAAAAGATTGTAACTTTAATCACataatagatgaaataaatataaacaGTTCAAAATGT encodes:
- the LOC103503600 gene encoding carotenoid 9,10(9',10')-cleavage dioxygenase 1-like; this encodes MMMKKMIILPNCSLNQKPSIHPPSKLPHFSSSNLSIIIPTEKVKKTDREIIPLKVDVFKKLKTTWMKLLDGFVDSVFEFSDQTLHPNQINFAPVEEMGSAVTVTNIQGTLPQDFPHGVYIRNGGNPLFGGLKWVKSIFGESSFIWVEGEGMLHALYFKKASNGKSWEVLYNNRFVETDSFRLEKLEKKRPCFLPTVEGDSVAVLFAFLLNWVRFGKFNKDISNTNVFEHSGKFYSIAENHLPHQIDINTLHTLGNWDLDATAWNNRPFTSHPKKAPETGELVIMGVTSTKPFMEVGIISEDGKRMVHKVDVKLSRSSLSHEIGVTKRYNVILDYALTMDFNRLIRGGPFLKYDKEGYTRIGVMPRYGDSDSIKWFNVKPNCCMHLFNCFELNQHEVVVWGCRANDSVIPGPEKGLNKFEWFSQRFNNQNNKIVVNEEEDNNGGSLLPVAYQWRLNLRTGEVKEKCLIHQSIFMDFPFINLRFTGLPNKFGYAQLLHSSASSNSGMFKFGGLAKLQFQQHTSNDEFSLDDEEIKVECHMLEENSYCSGASFVPRENGEEEDDGWIIAHVHNEITNTSQVYVLDARKFSEEPIAKITLPQRVPYGFHGAFMPIKNN